The segment AGCTCGCGACAGCGCTTGAAGCCGTGCTTTGCATTTCGCAGCACTACTGGGTTCTTATCGAGCAGCTTCGCCGCGAACGCAACAGTCTCTTCGCGCAACTGCGCAAGCGGAACACTCTTGTTGACAAGCCCCATTTTGGCCGCTTGCTGACCTGTGAACGTATCGCCGGTCATGATGTAGTACAGCGCCTCACGATGTCCGACCGTGTCGGCCATCGCCTTGCTCACCAGATTTCCAGGCGGAATGCCCCAGTTGATCTCCGAAAGCCCGAACACTGCTTCGTCCGCCGCGATCGCGAGGTCGCACGCGACAAGTGGCGAAAATCCGCCACCGAAGCACCACCCGTTGACCATCGCAATCGTCGGCTTCGAATACATCCGCAGCAGTTGCCATTGCCAGCGGCTCGCGTCGCGTCGAATGCGCTCTTGCAGCACGTCGGGGCCTGTGTCGACTTCGCGGAAATACTCTTTGAGGTCCATTCCAGCTGTCCATGCCGACCCTTCGCCGGTCAACACCAGTACCTGCGCATCCGCGTCGAGTTCGACTGTCTCCAACACATCGATCATTTCCTTGTTAAGTGTCGGGCTCATCGCGTTGCGTTTCTCGGGGCGATTCAACGTCACCCAGGCGATGCCGCCATCAACCACAACCTTGACTGTTTTCCAGCGACCTTCATAGCTCATCTCATTTCTCCGTAAACCCGTCCGCACTTGCGGCTTATCATCAATTTACTATCAGGCCACCTGATATGTAAAGTGGTTTACGATGGCGTTCGTACAAGCCCTCACGTCGTGTGTCGACTATGACTAAAAAATCCTCCGCCGGCGCCTCGGTCGCCCTTGCTAAAACGGCGCCCCTCGCGCGTACCGCTCGCTCGTCGCAGCGCAGAGCGCCGCGCATGCGGATCAGTTACCTGATCGGGCAGCTCGATCGCGTGATTTCGCGGCGCCTGACCGAGGCGCCCGCGCGTCATCGGCTCACGTTGCCTCAATACACCGCGCTCTCGGTGTTGCGGGCGAGTGGTCGCTCTTCGAACGCGCAGATCGTGGAGCGCTCGTTCATTACTCCGCAGTCGGCCAATGAGGTGCTGAAGACGATGGAAGCGCAAGGCTGGGTGACGCGCGAAGCCGATCCGATGAATCGCCGCGTGGTGCTGCTGTCGCTTACCAGGTCCGGGGAAGCCTTGTTGCTTGCCTGCGACGAGGCCTCGAATCACGTCGAGACAGCCATGCTCGACGGCCTGGGCGACGACGCCGAGCCTGCGCTTCAGTCGTTATTACACGCGTGCGTGCGCAACCTGCGCGCGTTTTGAGTCGCGTGCGGTTGCCATCACAATAAAGGGAAACAACGATGAGCCAAGGTTGCCTCATTGCGAAATCGCAGCACGGCAATAAACTCTTCGTACTCAGCTACAGATGAGCTTTCATTGCGGATCATTGGCTATTGCATTCGAATAACCGGAGACGAACGTTTTCGAAGTACTGGTCTTCTGATCGAATACATGTCGTGAAATGCGGCCGATGTTTCCGCCATAGACGTGCACGCTGATCGAGACCTGGTCGCGATAGACGTTTGCCACACGATGTATGTCGCCGATCACCGGAGAGACCTCGCTCACTTTGCCCGGATACAGCGTCGACTCTCCAAGGAGGCACATAGGCCACCCCTCCTCACGGCACTCGTAGCGCTCTTCTCGCTCGGCACCTCGTAGCATGCCGATAAGTCCCCACACCGTATGGTCGTGTAATGGCGTGCTTTGCCCTGGCCCCCACACGAAACTCACCACGGAAAAGCGTTCGAGAGGGTCGGCGTGCAACAGGTATTGGCGGTAATAGTGACGATCAGGTTGCGCAAAAGTTTCGGGCAACCAGTCATCCTGTGTCACCAACGCTTCCAGTAGTCGACGACCACCAAAGCGCAGCGATGCCTCATTTCCGCCACTTTCCACGAGCCGGGTCATGGCTTCGACGAAATTCTCGAAGCGCGCGAAGTTTTTCATGTTGAATCGTTCTCCATGAAATGGGATGGCAGCACCGGCGCCCAGCCGTCTCTTCGCACATTCAGTGAGAAGGCGGGTTTTTGAACGCTCGCGAATGTTGATAGGAGAGAAGCCGTTCCTTTAAACCCGGACGGGCGGCGGATCGCACGAGGTCGGTTAGATCCGCTTCGAATCCCGCAGACGTCAACACGCGATAAAGATCTGCGCGTGCGACTTCGTCGAGGACAGTGGTCTTTTCACGGACGTTTTCTATCACGTCGTCCCATTCGTAGAGAGCACATAGTTTGTGTGCGACGCCGAGTCTATGCGCCTCCTCTGCTCCGAACGCGCGGGTCTCCTCCAGGATGTGCCGCGCTCTCTCGGTGCCGACGACCGCGGCGAATCGTCGCGTGCCAAGCACAATGCCGAACCTTAGACCGGGCATCCGAAATACGGTATCGGGTGCTGCAATGCGATGACGGCAAACCGCGAAAAGATCAACCCCTGCGCCGAACACTTTGCCGTGCGCAAGTCCCATTGTCTGCGCGGAAGACTTTGCAATCGTCTGCAACAGCATCTCGATCCGAATGAATCGCAGCGTCAGATCGCCATCGCTTTGCGCATCCAGTCCGGTCATATCGAACCCCGCGCAGAAGCTCTTGCCCTCGCCGCGAAATATCAGCAGCCTGGCTCCGCTTGCATTGGCCTGATCGACAGAATCCAGCAGCCTGTCGACAAGTTCCACGTTCAATGAATTGAGTTTCTCAGGACGGTTGAGCGTGAACCTCCAGACGCCGTCGCGCGTCTCGACTTTCAGCACATCGTTCACCGTTGAGCCTCCTGTTCCGCCGTTGCTCGCAGCGGATCGAGTACTTCGGCGTTGTGCTCGCCCAAAGCCGGCGGCCGCAAACGGATCGGCAAACTGTGGGCATCGATCTGCACGGGCGAGCCGAAGGTTTTCGTCCTGATTCCGTTCGGCAGTTCGATGGGCTGCACCCAAGCCATATGCTCCACCTGAGGATCGGCCAGGACCTGTGAGAACGAATTGATCGGGGCGCAAGGCACGCGTGCCGCGCGGAATCGTTCGAGCCATTCGGACGTATTCCCGTTGGCAAACTCCGCCTCCAGGATCTGCAAAAGCGCATCCTGGTGCTGGGCCCGACTGCCAGGCGACATGAATCGTTTGTCCGTTAGCAGATCGCTTCTGCCCAATACGTCGCAGACTGAACGCCACAGCGAATTGTTGCCGGCCGCCATGCCGAAATAGCCGTCCTTGCAGCGAAATACGCGGTAAGGCGCATTGCGCGGATGAGCGGACCCCAACGGCTTGGGATCCCGCCCGCTGCCGAAAAACTCGGACGTCTGCAAAGCGGCGATCCCTAACGTAGCGCCCAGCATGGGGACGCCGACGTGACAGCCGATTCCGTTGATTGCTGCCGAACGAAGAGCAGCGAGCACGGTGAATGCCCCATACAGACCTGCAGAAAAATCGGCCAATGGAACCCCACATTTGACTGGCGCGCCACCGGCCTCTCCCGTGACGCTCATGATCCCACTCATGGCTTGAATGGTCAGATCGAACCCGCCCTCTCCGGCGCGCGGCCCCGACTGCCCGTACGCCGAGATCGAGCAGTACACCAGCTTCGGATTGAGCGCGGAGAGTGCTTCGTAGCCCACACCCAAACGCTCCATGACACCGGGCCGATTATTTTCGATCAGTACATCGGCATCTTGCGCAAGAGCACGCAAGAGTTGCAGATCCGCGGGATTCTTCAGGTCGAGCGTTACCGAACGTTTGTTGCGATTGAGCGCGGCGAAATTCTCACTGTAGCCTCCGGAAAGAGGTGGCCAACTGCGTAGCGTGTCACCTCCTTCCGGATTTTCCACTTTGATCACGTCGGCACCCATATCGGCCAGCAACATGGCACAGTACGGCCCCGCGGCGACGTTGCATACCTCGATCACCCGGATGCCGC is part of the Trinickia caryophylli genome and harbors:
- a CDS encoding p-hydroxycinnamoyl CoA hydratase/lyase, with protein sequence MSYEGRWKTVKVVVDGGIAWVTLNRPEKRNAMSPTLNKEMIDVLETVELDADAQVLVLTGEGSAWTAGMDLKEYFREVDTGPDVLQERIRRDASRWQWQLLRMYSKPTIAMVNGWCFGGGFSPLVACDLAIAADEAVFGLSEINWGIPPGNLVSKAMADTVGHREALYYIMTGDTFTGQQAAKMGLVNKSVPLAQLREETVAFAAKLLDKNPVVLRNAKHGFKRCRELTWEQNEDYLYAKLDQANHRDTEGGREQGLKQFLDDKAIKPGLQAYKR
- a CDS encoding cysteine dioxygenase family protein, which produces MKNFARFENFVEAMTRLVESGGNEASLRFGGRRLLEALVTQDDWLPETFAQPDRHYYRQYLLHADPLERFSVVSFVWGPGQSTPLHDHTVWGLIGMLRGAEREERYECREEGWPMCLLGESTLYPGKVSEVSPVIGDIHRVANVYRDQVSISVHVYGGNIGRISRHVFDQKTSTSKTFVSGYSNAIANDPQ
- a CDS encoding MarR family winged helix-turn-helix transcriptional regulator, with the protein product MRISYLIGQLDRVISRRLTEAPARHRLTLPQYTALSVLRASGRSSNAQIVERSFITPQSANEVLKTMEAQGWVTREADPMNRRVVLLSLTRSGEALLLACDEASNHVETAMLDGLGDDAEPALQSLLHACVRNLRAF
- a CDS encoding CaiB/BaiF CoA transferase family protein — encoded protein: MTNPLPLSGIRVIEVCNVAAGPYCAMLLADMGADVIKVENPEGGDTLRSWPPLSGGYSENFAALNRNKRSVTLDLKNPADLQLLRALAQDADVLIENNRPGVMERLGVGYEALSALNPKLVYCSISAYGQSGPRAGEGGFDLTIQAMSGIMSVTGEAGGAPVKCGVPLADFSAGLYGAFTVLAALRSAAINGIGCHVGVPMLGATLGIAALQTSEFFGSGRDPKPLGSAHPRNAPYRVFRCKDGYFGMAAGNNSLWRSVCDVLGRSDLLTDKRFMSPGSRAQHQDALLQILEAEFANGNTSEWLERFRAARVPCAPINSFSQVLADPQVEHMAWVQPIELPNGIRTKTFGSPVQIDAHSLPIRLRPPALGEHNAEVLDPLRATAEQEAQR
- a CDS encoding enoyl-CoA hydratase/isomerase family protein; protein product: MNDVLKVETRDGVWRFTLNRPEKLNSLNVELVDRLLDSVDQANASGARLLIFRGEGKSFCAGFDMTGLDAQSDGDLTLRFIRIEMLLQTIAKSSAQTMGLAHGKVFGAGVDLFAVCRHRIAAPDTVFRMPGLRFGIVLGTRRFAAVVGTERARHILEETRAFGAEEAHRLGVAHKLCALYEWDDVIENVREKTTVLDEVARADLYRVLTSAGFEADLTDLVRSAARPGLKERLLSYQHSRAFKNPPSH